A genomic segment from Nicotiana sylvestris chromosome 1, ASM39365v2, whole genome shotgun sequence encodes:
- the LOC138871857 gene encoding uncharacterized protein yields the protein MTEPEGLVIGVLDTSRQEGSSTSRPTDDTYLLADERGKDVAEEGYKMGSVVDAGELKMVVERFIQLELQTVILEIESSQREERHRKNFIRLKNKYFDYRRNVLDGTLRSKEEELNVSKGVEAQCSDLQAQVVELRRRLEECQLQLEGLNGKVVEKQSDLEKAESLRLDG from the exons ATGACGGAGCCAGAAGGGTTAGTCATTGGAGTCCTTGATACTTCGCGGCAAGAGGGATCGTCGACTTCTCGTCCAACTGATGATACTTATTTACTGGCCGATGAAAGAGGCAAAGACGTTGCTGAGGAAGGCTATAAGATGGGTTCGGTCGTCGATGCGGGCGAACTGAAGATGGTGGTCGAAAGATTTATCCAACTCGAG ttGCAAACTGTGATTTTGGAGATCGAGAGCTCCCAAAGGGAGGAGAGGCATAGGAAAAATTTTATAAGATTGAAAAACAAGTACTTTGATTACCGACGCAA TGTCCTTGATGGGACGTTGAGAAGTAAAGAAGAGGAGCTTAATGTCAGCAAGGGCGTGGAGGCCCAATGCAGTGACCTTCAAGCACAAGTGGTTGAGCTGCGTAGGCGATTAGAGGAATGTCAGCTTCAGTTGGAGGGCCTTAATGGTAAAGTTGTAGAGAAGCAGAGTGATCTTGAGAAGGCGGAGTCTCTCCGCTTGGACGGTTAA
- the LOC104223979 gene encoding protein NETWORKED 1A-like, producing MATLKHSDSRRKYSWWWDSHIPKNSKWLQENLTEMDSKVKAMIKLIEEDADSFARRAEMYYKKRPELMKLVEEFYRAYRALAERYDHVTGELKQAQKTMSEAFPNEVPFLLEDSPVRFSSQEAEPHTPEGLRPTHALPDTGDLNQHAVGLLLSRMHAVQKSGDSDKGTSEWGLKQLCEMLGAGEEMLKNSKFLEGTLKKGLNCNSEEKVQSLHSQVSELSIENQNLKAKVVAESERAGQAEGEIQMLKEALAGVEAEKETTFLQYQQCLEKLSAVERDLSTAQKDSFKFNERASEAGNEVQKLRESLIKLEAERDAALSKHKEYLERISSLEDKASQALEDTKGVNERAIKAEAETQHLRNEICKLESEKDSCFHQYKQCLEKISELEKKLLASQEESRLLSEKADRAESEIKKLKRLVMELTEEKEASVREYKNCLEKISKLEHELLCAQEDVKRLNGELSAGATRLRNAEEKCVLLETSNQSLHTEADSLAKKITMKDEELSQKQRELEKLQSDLQYEHLRHAQIEATLLALQNLHSKSQEEQRALALEFKNGLQLLKDMETSKNSLEDELRRVKDENQSLSELKLSSTISFENLENEILSLRKMKMRLEEEVAEQVGLNNNLQQDISCLKEEIKGLNRSYQALVEQVKGAGLNPECIESSIKSLQEESSELRIMSEKDKLEKEVLHKKLENMDELLRKKAVLESSLFDVNGELQGSQEKVKALQESCQILDGEKSTLVAEKSALLTQLQIITESMQKLLEKNAVLENSLFGAKVELEGLREKSKGLEEICQLLKNEKSNLLAERGSLALQLESVEQRLEYMESRFTGLEEKYACLEKDKKATSLEVEQLRAAVGMEKQERAKFSHQSETRLISMENHIHLLQEESKWRKKEFEEELDRAVKAQCEIFILQKFIQDMEEKNYTLLVECQKHVEASKLADKLITELENESLEQQVEAELLLGEIERLKLGIYQVFKALDTESYFVSEDKVENEQSFLRHILGNIEDLKCSLGECEDDKQQVLVENSVLLTILAQLKSEALELESAKKSVEEEFNVMEEKLVTAQKDNHELLEMNTKLGLEVSRGSQLTAVLDAEVGSLSVEHGQLQTAYLELKKKYSQVLEDNRTLLQTITEIREEKWMVEQENDAVLLDSIALSNLSTVLMSIGSEKTAELKSVCEDMHNLYGVISDFDKEMGIWKEKLEMKETENLLLKESVQRLEEELHEVRESNCHLKLEVSTGKDLFDKQEAGLLEAKQKLITSENLNSELCKTLDALKTDRQESMLTNEILEKKIVEISNTNTTQSEEIEVLREVNMNLVAELGKLHEEIEEQRMREEYLSSELQEKNYEFELWEAEAATFYFDLQISSVREVLLENKMNELTEVCERLEDKNASKDLEIEQMKGRINSMQSEIGELKSQLHAHAPVIASLRDDVVSLEHNALLLMKVNLAGSQESKCVEVEVHSDQFSSNKLTDGQSIMPKGVLDLQELRTRIKSVEKVVEDMNKPILHQPLHIKAVRDSTASEIEVLKSQHTPDREKHALAGRRGHQNEHGDDRNRRKAKPKSFEVKNGTLMKDIPLDHVSDSSPERIRRATSAAERVDDQMLELWETAEGSSLSRSMRDFKKRANHPTEGPTSSNQFRNLDWRGKHPPTESEVEKELGVDKLELSMNLSEANQEMNKKILQRLASDAEKLMSLQMTVDNLRRKMEANRKARKPKNVDFETVKEQLQEVEETVVQLVNLNSQLMKGTEESSSYSTGSASADTKEVMNIRQKRVSEQARKGSEKIGRLQLEIQKIQYILLKLEDEKKSKARSRFSRSNTGIILKNFIHIGRRNSEKKKKAHLCCFRPSSSSSSSNSNIRYRV from the exons ATGGCAACCTTGAAACATTCGGACTCCAGGCGCAAGTATTCTTGGTGGTGGGATAGTCATATCCCAAAGAACTCAAAATGGCTTCAAGAGAATCTTACTG AAATGGATTCTAAAGTGAAGGCAATGATCAAGCTCATCGAAGAAGATGCAGATTCATTTGCAAGAAGGGCTGAAATGTACTACAAGAAAAGGCCTGAGCTAATGAAATTAGTCGAGGAGTTTTACAGGGCATACCGAGCATTAGCTGAAAGATATGACCATGTAACGGGCGAGCTTAAGCAGGCCCAAAAGACCATGTCAGAGGCATTTCCCAATGAAGTACCCTTTCTTCTTGAAGATTCGCCAGTGAGATTTTCCTCACAGGAGGCAGAGCCACATACTCCTGAAGGGTTGCGCCCTACTCATGCTTTGCCGGATACAGGTGACTTGAATCAGCATGCAGTGGGCTTACTGCTATCAAGAATGCATGCTGTACAGAAGAGTGGAGATTCTGATAAGGGAACAAGTGAGTGGGGTCTAAAACAATTGTGTGAGATGCTTGGGGCTGGGGAagaaatgctaaagaattcaaagTTCCTTGAGGGAACATTGAAAAAAGGTTTGAACTGCAATTCAGAGGAAAAAGTACAAAGTTTGCATTCTCAAGTATCTGAATTATCAATTGAGAAtcaaaacctcaaggccaaagttGTTGCCGAGTCAGAGCGTGCAGGTCAAGCTGAAGGGGAAATTCAAATGCTGAAAGAAGCCCTAGCTGGTGTGGAGGCGGAAAAAGAAACTACATTCCTGCAATATCAGCAATGCCTGGAAAAGTTGTCTGCTGTAGAGAGGGATCTCAGTACTGCACAGAAGGACTCCTTTAAGTTCAATGAACGGGCTAGTGAAGCTGGAAATGAAGTTCAGAAGTTGAGGGAATCCCTTATCAAATTGGAGGCTGAAAGAGATGCTGCTTTGAGCAAACACAAGGAGTATCTGGAGCGGATATCTAGTTTGGAAGATAAGGCTTCTCAAGCACTTGAAGACACAAAAGGAGTAAATGAGCGAGCAATTAAGGCAGAAGCCGAAACTCAGCATCTGAGGAATGAGATCTGTAAATTAGAGTCTGAAAAAGACTCTTGCTTTCATCAGTATAAACAATGCCTGGAAAAGATTTCTGAACTGGAGAAAAAACTCTTGGCGTctcaagaagaatccagacttctTAGTGAGAAAGCTGATAGAGCTGAAAGTGAGATCAAGAAACTGAAAAGGCTGGTTATGGAGCTAACAGAGGAGAAAGAAGCCTCAGTCCGTGAGTATAAAAACTGTCTGGAGAAAATATCCAAGCTTGAGCATGAACTGTTATGTGCACAAGAGGATGTAAAACGCCTTAATGGTGAGCTTTCGGCGGGCGCTACTAGGCTTAGAAATGCTGAAGAGAAGTGTGTTCTGCTTGAGACATCAAATCAGTCATTGCACACTGAGGCAGATAGCTTGGCGAAGAAGATAACTATGAAAGATGAAGAGCTTTCTCAGAAACAAAGGGAGCTGGAGAAACTTCAAAGTGATTTGCAATATGAGCACTTAAGACATGCACAAATTGAAGCCACACTTTTGGCTTTGCAAAATTTGCACTCTAAATCTCAAGAGGAGCAGAGAGCTCTGGCGTTGGAGTTCAAAAATGGCCTTCAACTGTTGAAGGACATGGAAACAAGCAAAAATAGTCTGGAAGATGAACTTCGTAGAGTGAAGGATGAAAACCAAAGCTTGAGTGAACTGAAATTGTCCTCAACCATCTCGTTTGAGAATCTGGAAAATGAAATCCTTAGcctgaggaagatgaaaatgAGACTTGAAGAGGAGGTTGCAGAACAAGTGGGACTTAATAACAACCTTCAGCAAGACATTTCATGTTTGAAGGAGGAAATCAAGGGCCTAAACAGGAGCTACCAGGCTTTGGTGGAGCAAGTGAAGGGTGCAGGTTTAAATCCGGAGTGTATTGAGTCTTCAATAAAGAGCTTGCAGGAAGAAAGCTCAGAGCTGAGAATAATGTCTGAGAAGGACAAACTAGAGAAAGAAGTCCTTCACAAAAAGCTGGAGAATATGGATGAACTTCTGAGAAAGAAGGCTGTTTTGGAGAGTTCCCTATTCGATGTGAATGGCGAGTTGCAGGGATCGCAGGAAAAGGTGAAAGCGCTGCAAGAGTCTTGCCAAATTCTCGATGGAGAAAAATCGACCCTCGTCGCTGAGAAATCCGCTTTGCTAACTCAGTTGCAAATTATAACTGAGAGCATGCAGAAACTCCTAGAGAAAAATGCTGTTCTTGAGAACTCTCTTTTTGGTGCAAAAGTTGAACTTGAAGGTCTCAGGGAAAAATCCAAGGGTTTAGAAGAAATCTGCCAATTGCTGAAGAATGAGAAGTCCAATCTTCTTGCTGAAAGAGGTAGCCTAGCTCTTCAGTTGGAAAGCGTTGAACAGAGACTAGAATACATGGAATCAAGATTTACAGGATTGGAAGAAAAATATGCTTGCCTGGAGAAGGACAAAAAAGCAACTAGCTTAGAAGTAGAACAACTGAGAGCTGCAGTTGGAATGGAGAAACAAGAAAGGGCCAAATTTTCTCATCAGAGTGAGACCCGATTAATTAGTATGGAGAACCATATTCATCTCCTACAAGAAGAAAGTAAGTGGAGgaagaaagaatttgaagagGAGCTCGACAGAGCTGTGAAAGCCCAGTGTGAAATTTTCATCCTGCAGAAATTCATACAAGACATGGAAGAAAAGAATTATACTTTGTTGGTTGAGTGTCAGAAACATGTTGAGGCATCCAAATTGGCTGACAAGCTGATTACAGAGTTAGAGAATGAGAGCCTTGAGCAGCAGGTCGAAGCAGAGCTTTTGCTAGGCGAAATTGAAAGGCTGAAACTGGGGATATATCAGGTTTTTAAGGCCCTTGACACCGAATCTTATTTTGTATCTGAAGATAAGGTCGAAAATGAACAAAGTTTTCTGCGTCATATTTTGGGTAATATAGAGGATCTAAAATGTTCGCTCGGAGAATGCGAGGATGATAAGCAGCAGGTGTTGGTTGAAAATTCTGTTCTCCTAACTATACTTGCACAGCTGAAATCAGAGGCCCTGGAACTTGAGTCGGCGAAGAAATCTGTAGAGGAGGAGTTCAATGTCATGGAGGAGAAGCTTGTCACAGCGCAGAAAGACAATCATGAACTCCTAGAGATGAATACGAAGTTGGGACTTGAAGTGAGCAGGGGCAGTCAACTAACGGCTGTACTTGATGCAGAGGTTGGGAGTCTGTCCGTCGAGCATGGTCAGTTGCAGACAGCTTATcttgaattaaaaaagaaatactCCCAAGTTCTTGAGGACAACAGAACTTTGTTGCAAACAATCACAGAGATCAGGGAGGAGAAATGGATGGTGGAGCAGGAAAATGATGCCGTTTTACTCGATAGTATAGCTCTTAGCAATCTCTCAACAGTTTTGATGAGTATTGGTAGTGAGAAAACTGCCGAGCTGAAGTCAGTATGTGAAGATATGCACAATCTTTATGGTGTAATTAGTGACTTTGATAAGGAGATGGGCATATGGAAGGAGAAGCTGGAAATGAAGGAGACTGAAAACTTACTCCTCAAGGAATCAGTTCAAAGACTAGAAGAGGAGCTCCATGAAGTCAGGGAATCTAACTGTCATTTGAAGTTGGAAGTTTCCACTGGAAAAGATTTATTTGATAAGCAGGAAGCAGGGCTCTTGGAAGCCAAACAGAAGCTTATAACATCTGAGAATTTGAACTCAGAATTGTGTAAGACTCTCGATGCACTAAAAACTGACCGTCAAGAATCCATGCTGACAAATGAAATTCTAGAAAAGAAGATAGTTGAAATATCAAATACAAATACTACTCAAAGCGAAGAAATTGAAGTCCTTCGGGAAGTGAATATGAACTTGGTAGCTGAACTGGGTAAGTTGCATGAAGAAATTGAAGAGCAACGAATGCGAGAAGAATATTTGAGTTCGGAGCTCCAAGAGAAGAACTATGAATTTGAACTATGGGAGGCAGAGGCAGCAACCTTCTATTTTGATCTCCAGATCTCCTCTGTTCGCGAAGTACTACTGGAAAACAAAATGAATGAGTTGACTGAGGTGTGTGAGAGACTCGAGGATAAAAATGCTTCCAAAGATTTGGAGATTGAACAGATGAAAGGAAGAATTAATTCGATGCAGAGTGAAATTGGAGAACTGAAGTCACAGTTACATGCACATGCTCCTGTAATTGCTTCTCTGAGGGATGACGTTGTTTCACTTGAGCATAATGCTCTTCTCCTTATGAAAGTTAATCTAGCTGGCTCTCAGGAATCAAAG TGTGTTGAAGTTGAGGTTCATTCAGATCAATTTAGCTCCAACAAGCTGACAGATGGTCAATCCATCATGCCAAAAGGTGTTCTTGATTTGCAGGAGTTGAGGACTAGGATTAAATCAGTTGAGAAAGTAGTGGAAGATATGAACAAGCCTATTTTGCATCAACCGTTACATATCAAGGCTGTCCGAGATAGTACTGCTAGTGAAATTGAGGTATTAAAATCTCAGCACACTCCGGATCGAGAGAAACACGCGCTTGCAGGAAGGAGGGGTCACCAGAATGAGCATGGTGATGACCGTAATCGACGTAAAGCAAAACCTAAGTCTTTTGAAGTAAAAAATGGGACGCTAATGAAAGATATACCACTTGATCATGTCTCTGATAGCTCACCGGAAAGAATTAGAAGAGCTACTTCTGCGGCAGAGAGAGTGGATGATCAGATGCTTGAGCTGTGGGAAACTGCAGAAGGCAGCAGCCTAAGTCGTAGCATGAGGGATTTTAAGAAACGGGCAAATCATCCAACAGAGGGGCCTACCTCGAGCAATCAATTCAGGAATTTGGATTGGAGGGGCAAACATCCACCTACAGAGTCAGAAGTGGAGAAGGAGTTGGGTGTGGACAAGTTAGAGTTATCAATGAACTTGTCCGAGGCAAATCAAGAAATGAACAAGAAGATTCTCCAGCGACTTGCTTCTGATGCAGAGAAATTGATGAGTCTTCAGATGACTGTTGATAACCTGAGAAGAAAGATGGAGGCAAACAGAAAGGCCAGAAAGCCCAAAAATGTCGATTTTGAAACAGTTAAGGAGCAGCTACAAGAAGTTGAGGAGACGGTCGTACAGCTGGTGAATTTGAATAGCCAATTGATGAAGGGTACAGAGGAAAGTAGCTCATATTCTACAGGAAGTGCTTCAGCAGACACGAAAGAGGTGATGAATATCCGTCAGAAGAGAGTTTCAGAACAGGCAAGAAAGGGGTCTGAGAAGATTGGACGGTTGCAGCTAGAGATTCAGAAAATTCAGTACATTTTGCTGAAACTGGAAGACGAAAAGAAAAGTAAAGCTAGGAGCAGATTTTCCAGGAGCAACACAGGGATCATACTGAAGAACTTCATCCATATCGGGAGGAGGAACagtgagaagaaaaagaaggctCATCTTTGTTGCTTTAGACCTtccagtagcagcagcagcagtaacagcaacatcAGATATCGCGTCTAA